A window of Bradyrhizobium sp. AZCC 1719 genomic DNA:
AACGCGTTGCAGGCGTGTTTTTCTTCGGCTGCAACATGGACCCCAGCGGCACAAAAGAAATCGAGCCCAGCCCGGTTCTCGACCGGTGTTTCGGACGGCACGCCAAGGACTATGCCCAGCTATCAGCCACGCCGGACCAGTTCGACGCATTGGTTGAAGCTGTCGGCCAGATGATGAAGACCGAACCGAATTATTCTGCGGGCGAGCTCGCCCACATCGATGTGCCTGTTGCGATCGTGCAGAGCGAGCACGACGAGTTCATCAAGCCCGAACATGCCGAATATCTTGCACGGAGTATCGCGACAGCGGAATTGAAGATCCTGCCTGGTGTGAGCCATTTCGCGCCGCTGCAAAGGCCGAGGCAATTCAACAACGTCATGCTTGCTTTCCTCCGCAAGGTTCTTTCTTGAGGGAAACAATACGCCTCGGTGCTTCGCCAGTCCGCTTTTTGGTCACCGCCGCCATAGGACTGCTTCGCAGCAAGCGGAGAAGGGTCGTCGCGTTGCTCCTCGCAATGACGGCTTCGATTGGCGCCAACCGCTAACAGCCTGCCGGCTCGCCCACCATGTCCGGCTGTCGCGCCAGCGAGACTGCGGGCGATAGCAGGATCACCAGCGCCTGCGCCGCGAAGATGGCGGCTGCCAGATAGAGGCAGGCTTCCGCGCCGTAGAGACCGCCGACAATAGCGCCCAGCGCCGAGCCGAGCGGGCGGGCGCCATAGCTCATGATGTTGATGGCGGAGACGCGCCCGAGCAGCGACGGCGGGGTTACCGATTGGCGCAGCGTGGTGGTCGAGATCACCCAGAGGATCGGGCCGGCGCCGAGCAGGAAGAAGCTCAGCCCGGCGAGCCACGGCGTCGGCACGATCGCCGTCAGCGCCATCACGGCGGCGGCGACGAAACCGGTCACCGGCCCAAGCCCGATCACGGTGCCGAAGGCCAGCCGCTGCATCACCCGCGTGGCAGACAGCGCGCCCGCCACCATGCCGACGCCGTACATCGCCAGCGTCACGCCGACGCCGGTGGCTGATAGTCCGAGATGGCGAACGGCGTAGGGTACGAACACCGCAAGCAGCAGGAACGACGCCGTATTGAAGATGAACTGCGTGATGAACACGGGCCGCAGCAGCGGATGATGCAACACGAACGCGGCGCCTTCCCTGATCTCCTGCAGGGGATGGCGGCGCGGGGCGGGGGCGCGCGCCGGTTCATAGATGCCCGACAGCAGCACGACGGCGATCACCGACAATGCGGCGGCAAAGCCGAACGCAGGCGCCGCACCGACCCACCCGACCAGCACGCCGCCGAGCGCCGGACCGCTCGCGAACGCCACGGTGCGCGCCAGTTCGATGCGCGCGTTCGCCGCGGGCAGTTGCTCCGAATTGACCAGCGATGGCACCAAAGCGGGCGCGGCGACGCTGTAGGCCACGGTGCCGCATACAGCGACGAAGCCGAGTAGCGAGAGCAGCGGCAGCGTGATTGCGCCGAGCCAGATCAGCAGCAGCGTCGCCGCCAGCGCAGCTGCGCGCAGCGCTTCGGAGGCCGCCATCACCCAGCGCCGCGAGATGCGGTCGGCGAGGAGACCGGCGGGAATCGCAAACAGGATGAAGGGCAGCGTCAGCGCGGTCTGCAATAGCCCGGTCTGGCCTTCGCCAACACCAAGCAGCAGCACCGCAACGATGGGCGCTGCGGCCAGCGCAATCTGCTCGGCCGATTGCGCGGCGAGGTTCGACCAGGCCAGACGGTTGAAAGTCGGCGGCAGGCGAGGGGTCGGAGCGGGTGACATGACAGTTTCCTTGGAAAATTCGATTCTCGCCTCATTGTCTGGTCTGAGGACGATCAAACCCACCCGTTTCCCGATAAGCCTGTCTACAAACAAAAACCTCCGCACGCTGACGTGTGGAGGCGTACCGTTTGCGTGAGGCGGGCCGCGGTCATTCCGGGGCGATGCGAAGCATCGAACTATGGGGCGCCCTCGCGCCCCTGAGAATCTCGAGATTCTCAGATGTGCAATGCACATCTTAGTTCGTTTCGCGCCCCGGAATGACGATGACGATTTGATTTCCGGCCAACACGAGAAGGACCCCGTCAATCCGTAGAAGTTGTCCCGTGAGTTCGCATCAAACGTCGAACAGGAAATCGTGCTTTGTCAGTTCATGAGGCCGCACGTCGGTGAGTTCGATCCGGTCGTCACCGACCTGGACCACCGTGTTCCCATGGTCGCCCCAGATTCTCACATCGCGAAAGTCCAGACAGCCGGCATTCTCAAACACCAGCATGTCGACGCCCGGATCGAAGTCGGTGATCTCAGCCTTGGTGGAGCCGAAATCAAACACGAAGCGGTCCGCGCCGTCATTGCCCGTCATCGTCTGCTTGCCGGTTCCGGCGAACAGATAATCGCCCTGCGGACCGCCGATCAGCGTGTCGTTGCCATCGGAGCCGATAACGATCTGGCGGGCTTCGGGGTCTTCGGACCCCACGCCGCCAGCAAGGCCAGTATGCCGCGAGTAGGTTACGAAGACATCGTCCTGGATATGCTCGGTGTCGGTATTGCGCAGAATGATATCCGCCAGCGTCGTGCCCTTGATCTCGGATAACGTCTTGGAATCGAACCCCTGATTCTCAAACCAGAACCGGTCGCCATCGCGCAACGCCTCGAACTGCATCGTAATGATGGCCTGGAAGGTTTCACCGACCAGCGCGCCGGGGACGTGATTTTCCGACAGGCCACCGGTCCACAGACCGACATTGTTGACATTGCCGTAAGCTGCTTTCAGTCCGGCCAGCGTCTCCGGGTCGCTCGTGATTTGGCTGAAATCCGTGTAGGGCTCGAGGCCGAGTGCTTCTCGGGTCTGGTTGAGCGTGCCGAGGCCAAGGTCGCGGGCGCGCTGGATGTTGATCGCGGCGAGATCCATAGACACCGGTGGATCGAAAAGAAAATTGCGCAGGTCGTCGACGATGCGCGCGTCGAGTGCTTGTGATGGATCGGCGGCCAGGTGGCGCAATTGTCCATCGGCGCCGCCATTGTCGTTGAAGTTTGCAGCCGGCTGGAAGAATACATCCTTCAGGTCTTCCTCGGAGCCGGCGATGACTTCGCCGTTTTCCGCAAGGCCTTCGGTTTCGCCCGACACGATCGAATGCCCGAAGCGGAACGCCGCGGCGACGAATTCCAGCGTGAGGTGGGGATCGACGTTGGGGTCATAGCCGTCGTAAGGCGTAAGCGCGTTCTTGCCGACGAGGTTAGGCAGGAACTCCGAATAGGTGATGTTGGCGATTTCCGCTGTCACGATGGCGCGCGCGTGATTGTAGAGTTGGTCGCCGCTCCAGTTCGGGTGTTCGACGTGCAGTCGGTCAACCCAATAATTGTGCTCGCGCACGAATAGCGTTTGCAGCGCGGTGAGCGCCGGATTTTCTGCGGCGCGGACGTCGCCGGCCACGACCATACCGTCGACGATCGGCAGGTTGCTGCCCTGCGACGTCAACATGTGACCATCGGCGGTGCGCAGGCTGGCCGCGGTCGCGGCGTTGGATCCATAGACCATCGAGGCATCCAGCCAGGCGGTATTGGAATTGACCGCCATGGCCGGGTTGGATGTGCCCGCACCGGTCGTGGGATCGATGACGGCGCGGGTGATCGGAATGACGGTGCCGGCGGGGAGCACGGGATCGCCCGCGGGCACCACGACGCTGATATCGCTGACGCCATCCGTCCGGGTCAGCGTCATGTCATGATCGATGAATTGGCCCCATGCGTACATGAAGGCGGAAACGCCTTCCGGGTTCGCCACATCAGGGTCGCCCGCGCCGACCACAAGATTGCTGATGGTGCGGGGATTGTTGCCGCCGAGCGGAACAGAAATGCCGTCGGCAAAATGCGCCGGGCCAATGCGTCCGAATTCAGTTCCGGCAGAGTTGAGGGTGGAATCGGATTGATTGTTCTGCGAACCGTCGAAGCTGCGGTATTCGATTTTTGCCGGCTTCGGATCCGGTGGGCACGGCCAACCGTGAGGGCCATGGTGCTCACCCGGGCCATGCGAGCCGTGCGGTCGGTGCGGCACTTGAAAATGGCCAAGAAAATCGCCGAAGTGAAAATCGTCGTTTCTGTCTTGGTGTGCCTCCCAAGTCCGCTTGAACTGACGCATTTGAATGCTCCCTCAGTTGCAATTGCGAATTAGTTGCAATTGGTGTCACGAATGAGAGGCATTTGCAATAAGGAAGTGAAGGCCGCCTGCGTGCTTCCCGACAACTGACAGGTGGAGAAGGGCTCCAGCAAAAAGGCCCGCCGCGCGAATGGCGGCAGGCCTCGATTTGAACGGTGGTTCGGCTGCTTCTGCTTGACTACGACTTGGGGCCGAGGGTCGCCTTGCCCGTTCCCGAGATGGTCGCGGGCGGTGTTGCTACCTCATCCGCATCATCTTCATCCGTATCATCTTCGATCGCAGGCAGTTCGGCCGGACTGGCGAGCTGCTGCGCGGCCAGCGCGCTGGTCAGGCTGGTTAGCGCGTCCGGACCGGCCGCGAATCCACCCTCGGCGAGGATCTTGTCGATAATCGGCTTGAACGCCGAGACCGACAGCAACTGCGCAGCAAGGCCATCGCCCAGACCAAGCCCGTTGCCATGGCCGTTCATCGCGCCATTGCCGCCGCCACGGCCGAGCAGGCCGCCGGTGTCGAAGATCCGGATGTCGGAAATCTTCTCGATCGGCTTGACCGCTTCGGCCAGCGCGTTCGGGATGATGTTGATGCGCGCCAGGGTGAGATCGTAGTCGACCATCGCCTGAGAGAGCTTGTTGCGCGCTTCCGCCTTCAACGCGGCCACCTCGGCCTCGGCCTGGCCGAGCGATTTGACGCCGGCCGCGCGGGTCGTCGCCGCCTCGGCGTCGGCCTTGGCCAGCATGGTAATGGCTTCCGCCTTGTTGTTCGCGGCCTGGTTCTCGGCTTCCGCCATCACGGTGATCGGCATCGCCTCGGTCTCGGCGGCCTTGCGCGCCGCGATCACGTTGATGATCTTGTCGCGTTCGGCGATTTCGACGGCTTTGGCGGTGGTGACCTTTTCCTCGGCCGCAATCGCCAGCGCACGCGCGGTCTCGGCGACGGTCTGCGCTTCCGACTGCTCCTTGCTCTTGGTCGCGATCGCAATCGCACTTTCCTGCGCCACGATCTGCAGGTCGCGCTCCATCTCGGTATTGCGGCGTTTCACCGCGAGATCGGCTTCGATCTTTCTGGTGTCGCGCAACTGGTTGGCTTCGGTCTGCTTGTTGGCGACCGCCAGTTCCTGCTGGATGCGGTACTCGGCCTCGTTCTGCAGCGCGGTTTGCTCGACCTGCGCAGTCTGCGCGCGCATCGCGGCGGTCTTGTTGGCGATGTCGCGCTGCTGGGCCAGTTCCGCCTCGCGCTTGGTGGCCTCGATCGTCAGCGTGGTCTGGCGGGCGACGAGGTCCTGCTGCGCGATGTTGACCTCGGTGGTGCGGACGATCTGGTTGCGCTCCTGTTCGCGCTCGCGCGTGATCTTGGTCAGCGTCGTCAGACCGTGGGCGTCGAAGAAGTTGCTCGGGTTGAAATGCTTGATATCGCTCTGGTCGAGACGGGTCAGCGACACCGATTCGAGCTCAAGGCCGTTGTTCTGGATGTCAGCGCCGACGGCGTCCTGCACCGATTTCACGAACGTCGCGCGCTGCTCCTGCAGCTCTTCCAGGTTCATGGTGGCGGCCACTGAACGCAGGCCGTCGACGAATTTGGCCTCGATCAGTTCGCGCAGCTCGCCTGCATTTTGGGTGCGGCTGCCGAGCGTCTGCGCGGCGAGCGCGATCGAGGAAGTATCGGGTTTGACGCGCAGATAGAATTCGGCGCCGATGTCGACGCGCATGCGGTCCTTGGTGATCAGCGAGTCCGGGCCGCCGCGGGCGACCTCCAGCCGCAGCGTCTTCAGATTGACCGCGGCGACGGAGTGGAACACCGGAAGGACGATCGAGCCGCCGTCGAGCACGACCTTCTGGCCGCCTAATCCGGTGCGGACATAGGCTTCATCACGGGTCGAGCGGCGGTACAGTTTGGCAAGCAGTAAACCGATAACAAGAACGGCGATAACGCCAATCGTGACGGGTATTGCAAGTTCCCACATGTTCAAGCCCTGTCTGAACGTTGTTGCGCAATGAGGTCGGCTGGTGCGGAAATGGCGATAAAGCTCTTGGCATCACGATCGACCAGCAACACGCTGGCGCCGACCGGGAGCGGCGTGGATTCGGGACTGGCGCGCGCCACCAGAGAGTGCCAGTTGCCGAAGACATCCTTGAGACGGACGCGGCCGGGCAATCCCTGGTCGAGTGGCCCGACCGAAACTTCGGCGACCTGGCCGATGAAATCGGCCTGGTCCACCGCATAGGTCTCGTCGCGCGGGATGATGCGGGCGATGCCGCGGCTGGTGACACGGATCGCGGGGAGGCTGACACCCGCGGCGGCGATCGCCGCGATCACGACCGGAATCGAAATTCCCACACCGTGCGCGAGCCCCTGCAAAAAGAATCCCGCAATCGAAAACACGCCGAGTGCGAGGACGATCAGGATCAGCAGGGGTAGCCGCCCCGCATTGACCCACAGGAACAGGCCGCCCAATCCGTCACCACTGTCGACGTCGACGGCAACTTCTTTTCCGAAGAGTTCGCCGAGCGAGAAGCCGATCAGCATCGCCAGCAATTCGATGCCGCCGAGCGCCATCATGATGGCGGCAGCCACGGCGAAAGGCCGCACGTCCGGCGCTAGCAGGATGTCGGTCAGGGCACTCATTGCTGCGACTTGATCCTTTCAAGGCGGGCCGCGATTTCCTTTTCGCGGTGCAACCGGTCGAGTTCGTCGAGTTCCTTATCGCCGGCCACGCTGGCTGCAGGCACGCCGGTGACGCGTGCGATCGCCGCCATCGCCCGATCGGGACTCACTGTTTTGGTCGCGCCAGCCGCGCGTCCGGTTTCGTGCGGCGCGTGCTTCTCGAGGCTCGCCTCGAGATCGGCGAGGCGGGTCTCGGCTTCACGCCGCGCGCCAAGCATCGCCTGTAAGGCCTTGGTCTGCTCGTCGATTTCGAGTTCGATGAAATCCATCGCGCGCTCGAGCGCGGTACCCTGCGATTCCAGATCAATTTGCCGTGCAACGCCGGCGCGCGCGAGGTCTTCGCGGTTCTCTGCAACCGCAAGACGAACCTTGTCGGTCAGCGCGGCGATTTCGGCGTCGAGTTCCTCGCGCCGGCGCTTGAGGCGAAACTCCTCGGCGCGCGACTTGCCGAGCGCGTGGCGCGCTTCATCGGCGCCGGCGTCGATTTCGCGGATCGCCTGCTTGACCAGCGCGACCTTGTTGCTGTTCTCGGCATTGTCGATCGTCTCACTGGCAATGGCGGCAAGAAGTCTACCCATACGTGCAAGAATACCCTCGTGAACCATGGTCTTCTCCTCCGGCTGTGGTGATTTCGATTTCACGGCGATGTGGATTTCGTAAGCGCGGCCGTCCGAAACCAAATGAGCCGGGAAAGGACTATCCCAGCCGGCAAGATATCCGGGGATTTCAAACGGCACCAAGACACGTCCGTGGACAGTGCTAATGGTCAGTGAAGTTGGTCCCTTGATCGCAAACAACTTGTCGTCGAGCGGGATTTTGCGCGTTGGGGAGCCCGCGACGTAACTGGCGCGGTCGCGCAGGCCGAGCGTCACGAGACGCGCGGGCAGTCCCGTCTCGGTGCGGATCCGCTCATAGGCCTGGGCGTGGAGGGCGACGAGGTTGGCGCCAACCGGGGCAACCTCGGCGAGGATCGCCATCATCCGGTCATAGGCGGCAAAGGTCGCTTCGATGGCGGCGATGCCGGCCTCGTCGGGGGCGAGGGCGTATCGCAGCGTGGCCGTCGGGGTTTCGAGCGGAACCTTTATCATGGAACCAGCGTAAAGTACTTCCTCAGTGCTTTACAAGCCAGTGAGCCGGTATCATTTTCGTGATCACCAGATGCAATTGCACATGATTGCCAGATGCAGTTGCAAATGAGTTGCAATAAGAACGAAGATCGGCCATCTTGCTGGAATGGATGCGCGCACGCCCGATTTGGGCCCGGAAGCCAAGGGTTTGCTGATGGCCGATACGACCGCCTCCGGTTGGCGCGCTGATGCCGCCGCCGACGCGCGGCGGAGCTTGCCCGAGGTCAATTCCACGATCCTGGTGCCCTTTGGCGGGCATTGGTCGCGCCGGCTGCTGGCCTTCCTCGGCCCCGGCTATCTGGTTTCGGTCGGTTACATGGACCCCGGCAACTGGGCCACCGACCTCGCGGGCGGATCGAAGTTCGGCTACACGCTGCTCGCGGTCATCCTGCTGTCGAACCTGATGGCGATCCTGTTGCAGGCGCTGGCCGCGCGGCTTGGCATCGTCACCGACCGCGATCTGGCGCAGGCCTGCCGCGCCAGCTTCTCGCGGCCCGTGAACTTCGTGCTCTGGGTGGTCTGCGAAGCGGCAATCATCGCCTGCGATCTTGCCGAGGTGATCGGCACCGCGATCGCGCTCAACCTGTTGTTCGGCATTCCCCTGATCTGGGGCGCGTTGATAACTGCGCTCGATGCCTTCTTGCTGCTCCTCCTGATGAACAAGGGTTTTCGCTTCCTCGAAGCCTTTGTCATCGCGCTGCTGATCGTGATCGCGATCTGCTTTTCGATTCAGATCGTGGCTGCTGCGCCGCCGGTGGCTGCCGTTCTGAAGGGGTTTGTGCCGTCGTCCGAGATCGTCACCAATCCTGAAATGCTCTACATCGCGATCGGCATCATCGGCGCGACCGTGATGCCGCATAATCTCTATCTGCACTCCGCGATCGTGCAGACCCGCGCCTACGAACGCAACGACAAGGGTCGCCGCGAGGCGATCAAATGGGCGACGACGGACTCGACGATTGCGCTGATGCTGGCGCTGTTCATCAACGCCGCGATCCTGATCGTCGCCGCAGCCACCTTCTATTCGAGCGGACGCACCGAGGTCGCCGAGATCGGGCAGGCCTATGAACTGCTGTCGCCGCTGCTTGGTCTCGGCATTGCCTCGACCCTGTTCGCAGTGGCGCTGCTCGCCTCCGGCCTGAACTCGACCGTCACCGCGACGCTGGCCGGCCAGATCGTGATGGAAGGCTTTTTGAACTTGCGGCTGCCGAGCTGGGCGCGGCGGCTATTGACTCGCGGCGTCGCCATCGTTCCGGTCGTGATCGTCACCGCGCTCTATGGTGAGCGCGGCACCGGCCAGCTCCTCGTGTTCAGCCAGGTCATCCTGTCGATGCAACTGCCGTTTGCGGTGATCCCGCTGGTGCGGTTCGTTTCCGACCGGCGCAAGATGGGGAAGTTCGTCATCCCGCGCACAGTCGCTGTCGTGGCCTGGATCGTCGCCGGAATCATCGTCGCGCTGAACGTGAAGCTGTTGTTCGAGACGTTCTTCGGCTAACCGCGCACACGGCTGTCATCGCCCGGTTCAACCGGGCGACCCAGTACGCCGCGACCTCTCGATTTAATCACTGATGTCTCTGGAATACTGGATCACCCGCTTTCGCGGGTGATGACAGCAGAGGGTCAATCCTGCGGTTCGGACAGCATCTCGCCCGTCGCATCCACCCGCAGCCAGCCGGACGGCGCCAGCCGCTGCTGCGGCAGGAAGCGGCCCTTGTAGTCCATCTTCTTGGAGCCCTCGATCCAGTAGCCGAGATAGACGTAAGGCAGCCCGAGCCGGCGCGCGCGGGTGATGTGGTCGAGGATCATGAAGGTGCCGAGCGAGCGGCTGTGCTGCGACGGCTCGAAGAACGAGTACACCATCGATAGCCCGTCGCTGAGCACATCCGTCAGCGCCACGGCGATCAGCTCCTCGCCGCGGCCGGTGATACCGGTGTCGACGCCGCGCTTGCGGTATTCGATGATGCGGGTTTCGACATGGCTGTCTTCCACCATCATCGCGTAGTCGAGCACGGTCATGTCGGCCATGCCGCCATGGCGGTGGCGCCTGTCGAGGTAGGCGCGGAACACGGAGTATTGCTCCGACGTCGGCACCGCGCTGCGCTGTTCGCCGACAATGTCGGCGTTGCGCGCCAAGACTTTCTTGAAGTTGCGCGAGGGGCGGAATTCGTTGGCGATGACGCGCACGGAGACGCAGGCCCGGCACTGGTCGCAGGCCGGGCGGTAAGCGATCGACTGGCTGCGGCGGAAACCGCCATGGGTCAGGAGGTCGTTGAGGTCGCCGGCCTTGTCGCCGACCAGATGCGTGAACACCTTGCGCTCGTGCCGGCCCGGCAGATAGGGGCAGGGCGAGGGCGCCGTCAGGTAGAATTGCGGGGTATCACGCGAGTGTTGGGTCACGTCGGGTCGTCACGCCTCCGAAACAAATCAACCATAGCGCTTTCCAACGCAGTAGACACCGGTTCGCGTTAAGAAAACGCATCCGAACGAAAAAAGCGCCGGCCCGGCCCCGATTTCATCTTGGGGGCCCGACCGGCTCTAACATCGCGCCCCGAAGGCGGACGGTCAAATAGTTTGCTGCTCGCTCAATAGCTGCTGCGTGCCGAGGGAACTACCTGGGTACGAACCGAGCTGTTGATCACCACGGTTCCCAGGATGATGTCGTGCAGCAGCCGGCGGCGGCTGTTGAACAGGCCGACCAGCAGCACCAGCGGCGTCAGGAATGAGATCGAGACCCAGTACAGCACCGCATGGCAGGCACCGAGCACGAAATAGCCCGGCTCGCCGTACCAGGTGCGCAGCTCCAGATCCATCGCGCGCATGCCGAGCGTCGCCGAATGCGGGCCGCCGATCGAGGTACCGTAATAGACGATCGCCCACACGATGGTGGCGGGCCACGCCAGCCAGAACAGCATCCAGCCGAGTCCGAGCGTGATGATGCCGAACAGGCCGATGAAGATGTAGCCGAGGATGACGGGCACCGACAGCACGACGAGGTCGATCAGGAACGCAAATACCCGCCGCGTCAGCACGCCGCGAAACAGTTCCGGCTGCGAATAGGGATCGAACGCATGCGGCGGCACCCCGCCATCGTTCCGCCAGCCGCCGCCAGCATTTGAAGCGTCGCCGCCGGTATTGCCAGAGCCGCTATAAGACATGGTCCGTCCTCCAGGCCGATATTCCAGACCGTGACATGGGAACCGGCGGGGCCTGCGCCAAGGGGGGCTGCGACCATTAACAGCGCGCAATATTGTCGGGTTGCAGCGGTTGAGGCACAACTTCTCCGTCGTCCCTGCGTTCGCATGCGTTCGCAGGGACGACGGAAGCTTACACCGCCTTCAACTTCTCCGCGGCCTTCGGCGCAAAATACGTCAAGATTCCATCCGCGCCGGCGCGCTTGAAGCCGAGCAGGCTTTCCATCATCGCGCGGTCGCCGTCGATCCAGCCATTGGTTGCGGCTCCGGCGATCATCGCGTATTCGCCGGATACCTGGTAGACGAAGGTCGGCATCGCGAACGTGTCTTTCACGCGGTGCACGATGTCGAGATAGGGCATGCCGGGCTTCACCATCACCATGTCGGCGCCTTCGGCGATGTCGAGCTCGACCTCGCGCAGCGCTTCGTCGGAATTGGCGCTGTCCATCTGGTAAGTGCGCTTGTCGCCGGTCAGCGTTTTGGCGGAGCCGATGGCGTCGCGGAACGGGCCGTAGAAGGCAGAGGCGTATTTCGCAGCATAGGCCATGATCTGCACGTCTAGAAAACCTGCCTCGTCCAGCGCCCCACGGATCGCGCCGACGCGGCCGTCCATCATGTCGGATGGCGCGATGACGTCGCAGCCGGCCTCGGCCTGCACCAGCGCCTGTTTCACCAGTACCGCCACCGTCTCGTCGTTGAGGATTTTGCCGTCCTCGATCAGCCCGTCATGGCCGTGGCTGGTGAAAGGATCGAGCGCGACGTCGCACAGCACGCCGATCTCGGGGAATTCCTTCTTGATCGCGCGCACCGACTGGCAGACCAGATTGTTCGGATTCAGCGCCTCGGAACCGTGCTCGTCGCGGAGCGACGGCTCGGTATAGGGAAACAGCGCGATGCAGGGGATGCTCAGTTTTGCCGCACGCTCGGCGTCGCGCACCGCCTGATCGACGGTGAGGCGGTCGACGCCGGGCATCGAGGCCACCGGCGTGCGCGTGTTGTGGCCGTCGACCACGAACATCGGCCAGATCAAATCATCCGTGGTCAGCACGTTTTCGCGCACCAGCCGCCGCGCCCATTCTGCCTTGCGGTTGCGGCGGGGGCGGATGGTCAGGTCGAGCGGGGTGGAGGCAAGCGCCGTCTGCCGCCGCGGCGCGTCGCGCATTTCGATCGGACGCCCGAACTTGATCGCCATGTGAACGGTACTCCTTGAGGCGGAGGGAAGGTTTTGATTTGTTCCAATTCTAGCACCTTGCCGCTGCCGCGTCACCGAGCCTTGATCTATCTCATCGGCAATTGATTTTGCCGTCGCGCCGGGCCAAGACATCAGGCCATGAGGAGATTCCAGCACACGTTGCGCCCCGGTTGCGAGGTCAGCCCCCAGATCAGCTTCCGGGTCGGCTTCCATGTCTGACCTTTCGGCGCGCGATCAGGGGCGGGACCATGCCAGGGACAATGCGATGTCCATGGCGGCGATGTCGTCGGAGCGGATCGAGCCCGACGACAATGTGTGGACGCGTCGGCTGGTGCTGTTCCTGCGCATCATGGCGGTCGTGTCGATCATGAAGGGCCTGTACCACTGGGCGCAGGTCACGGGTTTCATCGGCGGCGAGGAAGAGGCGTTCGAGAACCAGTCGATGGCCTGGCAGACCGCGACCGTCTATTTCGCCGTCATCGAACTCGTCGGCGCCGTCGGCCTGTGGCTCGCGACGCCTTGGGGCGCGGTGGTGTGGCTCACCACGGTGGTGTCGACGGCGGTGATCGAGCTGATGTTTCCGGGCATCTACGGTGGCAGCCTGACGGTGGTAGGGCTCGAAGCCGTGATGCTGGCCGCCTATCTCGCGCTCGCCTGGATGGCTGCGCGCGAGCGCCCGCCATAGGATCCTGCGGCGCGTCCGGTGGCCTCATGGTTCGAGACGCGCGGCCCTGCCGCGCTCCTCACCATGAGGACGAGCTAGACCTCGTCCTGAAGCTAGACCTCATCCTGAGGAGCGGCCAATTGGCCGCGTCTCGAAGGATGAAGCCACCGTTGCTTCAACGCGTCAGTTTTCCGCCATAATCCATCCGCGTGCAGAATCCGCGACGCGATCCCGTACAATTTTCAAAAAGTTTTTCCGTAACGATTTGGTCACCGTTAAAGGCCGTAAAGGGTTCCACCACACATCTTACGCGAGCGTTTCGATTTCAGACGCACCTGTTTCCGAATGCGACAAGGCTTGCAGACGAAGCGTGAACAGGGCGCTTCCAGCGTCAATGAAATGTTGCAAAAAGCCTTGATCCATGGGGCTTAATCCACAATTCACTCTGTTAAATTCATGATCTCTTTATTGTCTTATTTAAGCGGATCTTCAAACCGCCCCCTTAAGTTGAAGCTATCAGGCGGGACAGAAGTTTCGTCGAAATAAGTCGAAAAACGACGACAGGGGAAGTGTCATGATCAAAGCCGTTGCAACGGCGGTGGAAACCGCTGAACGCTCTGCCGGTCAAACTCCGGTGCAGCCGCTCTATCTGGAAGCGTTGACTTTGGTCGAGCGGCTGCATCGCCGGCTGCTCGACGTCATCAAGGACGAATTCGATCGCCGCGGCCGCGCCGACATCAATTCGG
This region includes:
- a CDS encoding alpha/beta fold hydrolase, with the translated sequence MESYDDDLKFFEAHGAAPLPAAINQGFVEHDGARIRYATYGSGAPVILLHGGLGHSGNWGYQVPALVASGYRAVLIDSRGHGRSTRDSRPFTYELMASDVLAVMNALQVDKAAVVGWSDGACTALILAMKAAERVAGVFFFGCNMDPSGTKEIEPSPVLDRCFGRHAKDYAQLSATPDQFDALVEAVGQMMKTEPNYSAGELAHIDVPVAIVQSEHDEFIKPEHAEYLARSIATAELKILPGVSHFAPLQRPRQFNNVMLAFLRKVLS
- a CDS encoding MFS transporter, which codes for MSPAPTPRLPPTFNRLAWSNLAAQSAEQIALAAAPIVAVLLLGVGEGQTGLLQTALTLPFILFAIPAGLLADRISRRWVMAASEALRAAALAATLLLIWLGAITLPLLSLLGFVAVCGTVAYSVAAPALVPSLVNSEQLPAANARIELARTVAFASGPALGGVLVGWVGAAPAFGFAAALSVIAVVLLSGIYEPARAPAPRRHPLQEIREGAAFVLHHPLLRPVFITQFIFNTASFLLLAVFVPYAVRHLGLSATGVGVTLAMYGVGMVAGALSATRVMQRLAFGTVIGLGPVTGFVAAAVMALTAIVPTPWLAGLSFFLLGAGPILWVISTTTLRQSVTPPSLLGRVSAINIMSYGARPLGSALGAIVGGLYGAEACLYLAAAIFAAQALVILLSPAVSLARQPDMVGEPAGC
- a CDS encoding peroxidase family protein, which produces MRQFKRTWEAHQDRNDDFHFGDFLGHFQVPHRPHGSHGPGEHHGPHGWPCPPDPKPAKIEYRSFDGSQNNQSDSTLNSAGTEFGRIGPAHFADGISVPLGGNNPRTISNLVVGAGDPDVANPEGVSAFMYAWGQFIDHDMTLTRTDGVSDISVVVPAGDPVLPAGTVIPITRAVIDPTTGAGTSNPAMAVNSNTAWLDASMVYGSNAATAASLRTADGHMLTSQGSNLPIVDGMVVAGDVRAAENPALTALQTLFVREHNYWVDRLHVEHPNWSGDQLYNHARAIVTAEIANITYSEFLPNLVGKNALTPYDGYDPNVDPHLTLEFVAAAFRFGHSIVSGETEGLAENGEVIAGSEEDLKDVFFQPAANFNDNGGADGQLRHLAADPSQALDARIVDDLRNFLFDPPVSMDLAAINIQRARDLGLGTLNQTREALGLEPYTDFSQITSDPETLAGLKAAYGNVNNVGLWTGGLSENHVPGALVGETFQAIITMQFEALRDGDRFWFENQGFDSKTLSEIKGTTLADIILRNTDTEHIQDDVFVTYSRHTGLAGGVGSEDPEARQIVIGSDGNDTLIGGPQGDYLFAGTGKQTMTGNDGADRFVFDFGSTKAEITDFDPGVDMLVFENAGCLDFRDVRIWGDHGNTVVQVGDDRIELTDVRPHELTKHDFLFDV
- a CDS encoding flotillin family protein — encoded protein: MWELAIPVTIGVIAVLVIGLLLAKLYRRSTRDEAYVRTGLGGQKVVLDGGSIVLPVFHSVAAVNLKTLRLEVARGGPDSLITKDRMRVDIGAEFYLRVKPDTSSIALAAQTLGSRTQNAGELRELIEAKFVDGLRSVAATMNLEELQEQRATFVKSVQDAVGADIQNNGLELESVSLTRLDQSDIKHFNPSNFFDAHGLTTLTKITREREQERNQIVRTTEVNIAQQDLVARQTTLTIEATKREAELAQQRDIANKTAAMRAQTAQVEQTALQNEAEYRIQQELAVANKQTEANQLRDTRKIEADLAVKRRNTEMERDLQIVAQESAIAIATKSKEQSEAQTVAETARALAIAAEEKVTTAKAVEIAERDKIINVIAARKAAETEAMPITVMAEAENQAANNKAEAITMLAKADAEAATTRAAGVKSLGQAEAEVAALKAEARNKLSQAMVDYDLTLARINIIPNALAEAVKPIEKISDIRIFDTGGLLGRGGGNGAMNGHGNGLGLGDGLAAQLLSVSAFKPIIDKILAEGGFAAGPDALTSLTSALAAQQLASPAELPAIEDDTDEDDADEVATPPATISGTGKATLGPKS
- a CDS encoding OB-fold-containig protein, which translates into the protein MSALTDILLAPDVRPFAVAAAIMMALGGIELLAMLIGFSLGELFGKEVAVDVDSGDGLGGLFLWVNAGRLPLLILIVLALGVFSIAGFFLQGLAHGVGISIPVVIAAIAAAGVSLPAIRVTSRGIARIIPRDETYAVDQADFIGQVAEVSVGPLDQGLPGRVRLKDVFGNWHSLVARASPESTPLPVGASVLLVDRDAKSFIAISAPADLIAQQRSDRA